CATGCACCACGGTCCGCTCCAATCCAATAATCGACAACTTCACGATAAACGGTCAAGTCGGGGTGGTTTTCCGGTGCATTTCCAATAATGGCTACTGTTGTCACCTATTTTGACTCCTTTACAGCATGTAAGATGTCTTTCATTGCCTGCTTCCGATCTTCTTTCGCAAAGACAGCGCTCCCTGCTACGAGAACATCCGCACCAGCATCTGTGCATAATTTGGCAGTTTTGGAGTTAATCCCTCCATCGACTTCGATTTCAAATGAAAAACCGAAGTCCTGACGCCATTTATTTACTAATTTTATTTTTCCTAAGGTGCTTTCAATAAACGATTGACCACCAAATCCTGGATTAACCGTCATGATTAAAATCATATCGATATCCGGTAAAATAGGGAGTAACGTTTCGGCAGGGGTGGCAGGGTTAATGACTACTCCTGCTTTCATTCCATGTTCTTTAATCGACTGTATCGTACGGTGTAGGTGAGGACAAACTTCCTGATGAACCGTGATAATATCTGCTCCTGCCTGAGCAAACGATGCTATATAGTGATCCGGATTCTCGATCATAAGATGTACATCCAATGGAAGCTTTGTCACAGGTCGAATCGCTTCAACGATAGGTGGTCCTAAAGTGATATTTGGCACAAAATGCCCATCCATTACATCAACGTGAATATAGTCTGCCCCATAACGATCAACTTCCTGAATTTCTTCTCCTAAACGAGAAAAATCTGCTGCTAAAATTGATGGCGCTAATTTTGTCATATTAATACCTCGGCTTTCTCAGTTTAATTTCTTCATAAAA
This genomic interval from Virgibacillus pantothenticus contains the following:
- the rpe gene encoding ribulose-phosphate 3-epimerase; its protein translation is MTKLAPSILAADFSRLGEEIQEVDRYGADYIHVDVMDGHFVPNITLGPPIVEAIRPVTKLPLDVHLMIENPDHYIASFAQAGADIITVHQEVCPHLHRTIQSIKEHGMKAGVVINPATPAETLLPILPDIDMILIMTVNPGFGGQSFIESTLGKIKLVNKWRQDFGFSFEIEVDGGINSKTAKLCTDAGADVLVAGSAVFAKEDRKQAMKDILHAVKESK